The Nicotiana sylvestris chromosome 6, ASM39365v2, whole genome shotgun sequence genomic sequence TTAGGAATTTTTTCCTTCCTATATcatatatgaaactttattatCAAATATGTGCATAGTATCTAAATTACCCGCCTAATCCATATTTTTCCTACAATTTCTGTACCATTCGTTTATTAGGAATTAATAGGGTAGAATCTTCCCCTAATAACGTGCGAAAAATCAGCAAAGAATCTTGGGATTGATTGATTCTACAttaaattcaagttttgaaaCGAAAAGGAGATTTCGCAACAATTGCAGAACATATCTTCGAGATTCAACAAACTGAATTCAAATTGTAGAATATTTTGTTCTTCGTCGTTTTCAGAAATCAAATTGGCAATCGTATATCtgttcttcatcttttttttttctcaatctagaaatccaaaaaaaaacgaaaaaatttAGAATAATACATCAGCAACAACACGCAATCATGTCCAAAATCGCAATCATGCTACaactgaatgggaattgggataacTATGGCAGATTTAGAGATTTTGAAGTTGATGCCATTGTGGTAGATGAGAATGCAAGCTACAGTATTCTGATTTCTACAATTGCAGAACAACTACCGATTGATACTTcagaaaaaattatagaaatcaaatacatggTGAACGACAATTGTCCCCCAATGGAGATTAGGAATGATATGGGGGTTCGTGTGTATATGGAGaccaaaaaggagaataaaaactTAGGTTCATATTCGTTATGTATAAGTGTAcgagatttcaatatggaattagCAATCACCAACGATAACACAAGTGCAAGTTTGTATAGTTCGAAATTGCATAGAATTATGGTTTTACGGTattatctacaaaattactacatttatctacaattaaactacaaatcAATTTAATGAAAGAATAAAgcaatattattttaaaaattatctaCAAAGTTACTACATTTATACGACAGAATAAACTACAATATATGATTAGAAATTGTTGATTTCAAAATGTTGTCTTCAAATAAAACTACAATCTATGTTTAGAACAAAATCTagtcaaataaaatacaaatcaGTTTAATTATGCACGAAGCAGTATTGTTTTCATAAATTCCTACAAATTGCAACAGTTATagtacaatttaactacaatgtcTGACATCATAAAATGGATGACTACAAAATTTTGACtatatctacaaattatctacaaagatTCTACAAAATTATAATGATACTGTTTATCTTTATTTTGATGCAAGTTCGTCTGGATccctaaagttacttgatatgacATTCTCTCCAGCTATAGaggaatatcaaagtgaaataataacagaATCTACGCAAACTGCTATTGAAGAAGGACAGGTGTATCAGGACAAGCAAACCGTAGTTGCTGCAATGATGCACTTTTCTGTGATGCACAAGTTCCAGTTCAGAGTTAAAAGATCTAGTCATAGAAGGTATAGAGATATTTGTGGTGAAAATATCATTAAAAGCAGTGTTTTACTGAAGATATGTGTTTTTTAAacattgtagataaattgtagttacattgtagttaaattgtagttttaTGTTACTTTATGTTAAAACAGTCCTTTTGTTGCATCTACATTTATAATCTGTATTAAATATTGTATGTTTTTTGTAGCTACTGGCTTGTATGCGTTGGTGAAAACTGTAAATGGCACTTCAAGGCAACGTCAATtaatgattctgcaatgttcaagATAAGGAGTTTCAACCGACAACACACATGCTCCTTAATGGACGAAACATTCATACAGCGCAAACGTACTGTAGTTGTAGTTGGTAGCATGGTCATTCGAAAGTATTGTGATCCTAAGACTGTTTACACACCACAGGACATACAAACTGACATGTTATCCGAACACGGAGTGAATCTAAActacatgcaagcatggagagcaaaagaaaaggctttacagtttttgagagggaatCCGGCTGACTCCTACAGCAAATTACCCAAATAGTTTTATATTCTTGAGGAGACTTATCCTGGTTCGGTTGTTAAATTGAAGAAGACAGCAGATGAATGCTTCTTATacgcatttgttgctctttgtacaTCAATAAGTGGTTGACATCATTGTAGGCCTGTAGTAGTAGTTGATGAGACATTTT encodes the following:
- the LOC138871225 gene encoding uncharacterized protein — protein: MSKIAIMLQLNGNWDNYGRFRDFEVDAIVVDENASYSILISTIAEQLPIDTSEKIIEIKYMVNDNCPPMEIRNDMGVRVYMETKKENKNLGSYSLCISVRDFNMELAITNDNTSATIEEYQSEIITESTQTAIEEGQVYQDKQTVVAAMMHFSVMHKFQFRVKRSSHRSYWLVCVGENCKWHFKATSINDSAMFKIRSFNRQHTCSLMDETFIQRKRTVVVVGSMVIRKYCDPKTVYTPQDIQTDMLSEHGVNLNYMQAWRAKEKALQPVVVVDETFLKSAYRGIMLTASTMDAAGTILSLAYAVVDSENDESWKWFFEQFKQAYGERTSMCVVSDRNEKSLNAVTKDARELPIFDLLEYMRTLLECWTNEKLLKAKGTFTFLGSKFNKELENNRTLSQKLRVRASTDHIHTVLDGVKGYIVCLENKKCSCGQFQLEELPCAHALAALRHRNETYENYCSPYYTRESLLRTYEIPVNPLPDESKWNVPQHILDEVVNPPTGDKRQPGRPQKERYKTYDEIKSKKYKVSYGNCGGEGHNKRSRKNAPKKK